One window from the genome of Leptospirillum ferriphilum encodes:
- the rplU gene encoding 50S ribosomal protein L21 — protein sequence MSQFAVVRTGGKMYRVAPGQVLVVERVPGEGEFTLGDVLMVSDEQGTLFAEGNKVLPVTVKARILRQERDTKIIVFKKKKRKNYRRKQGHRQDVSRIQILEIVRTA from the coding sequence ATGTCTCAGTTTGCGGTTGTCCGGACAGGCGGGAAAATGTATCGCGTGGCGCCCGGGCAGGTATTGGTTGTGGAACGTGTTCCCGGCGAGGGAGAGTTTACGCTCGGGGATGTTCTGATGGTTTCTGACGAACAGGGAACTCTTTTTGCCGAGGGCAACAAGGTTCTCCCGGTCACGGTGAAAGCGCGGATTCTTCGCCAGGAACGGGATACGAAAATCATCGTGTTCAAGAAGAAAAAACGCAAGAACTACAGGCGCAAGCAAGGCCACAGGCAAGACGTTTCCCGGATTCAGATTCTTGAAATTGTCCGGACGGCCTGA